The following are from one region of the Amycolatopsis sp. QT-25 genome:
- a CDS encoding GNAT family protein has product MTETGVALRPVYEDDLPMLEALTNDPLAAGAFEWHGWHDPRFLRRRWAETGMLAADNGMLMIDLDGQRLGFVSWHKTRSGATSYCWNAGLVLIAEARGHGYGTEAQRLLVRYLFAHTQMNRVEASTEAGNVAEQRSLTKAGFTREGVLRGYAFRDGAWRDHILYSMLRSDPDEG; this is encoded by the coding sequence ATGACAGAAACCGGAGTCGCGCTCAGACCGGTGTACGAAGACGACCTGCCGATGCTCGAAGCGCTGACGAACGACCCGCTGGCCGCGGGTGCTTTCGAGTGGCACGGCTGGCACGACCCGCGGTTCCTGCGCCGCCGCTGGGCGGAGACCGGCATGCTCGCCGCGGACAACGGGATGCTGATGATCGACCTGGACGGGCAGCGGCTCGGCTTCGTCTCCTGGCACAAGACCAGGTCCGGGGCGACGTCGTACTGCTGGAACGCCGGGCTCGTGCTCATCGCCGAGGCTCGCGGACACGGCTACGGCACCGAGGCCCAGCGATTGCTGGTCCGCTATCTCTTCGCGCACACGCAGATGAACCGCGTCGAGGCGTCGACGGAAGCGGGCAACGTCGCCGAGCAGCGCTCGCTGACGAAGGCGGGCTTCACCCGCGAAGGCGTGCTCCGCGGTTACGCGTTCCGGGACGGGGCCTGGCGCGACCACATCCTCTATTCGATGCTGCGGTCCGATCCGGACGAGGGCTGA